In Panacibacter ginsenosidivorans, the following proteins share a genomic window:
- a CDS encoding lipid-binding SYLF domain-containing protein translates to MKKSKFIKLGILVFVAWFLPHALLAQDDEAKKLISESSNAKTEFIKTDPSMEDLFKSSYGYLIFPKIGKGGFIVGGSGGNGILYERGKAVGLVKTGQVTIGAQVGGQTYREVIFFENKDALDRMKASKTEFSSQLSAVAVKSGVSKNAKYTEGVVVFTQDLSGLMAEATVGGQKFKYTAF, encoded by the coding sequence ATGAAAAAAAGTAAATTTATAAAACTGGGCATTTTAGTATTTGTTGCCTGGTTTCTGCCACATGCACTCCTCGCACAGGATGACGAAGCTAAAAAGCTGATTTCTGAAAGCAGTAATGCAAAAACTGAGTTTATAAAAACAGACCCTTCTATGGAAGATCTTTTTAAGTCATCTTACGGGTACCTTATTTTTCCTAAAATTGGCAAAGGTGGCTTTATCGTCGGCGGCTCCGGCGGTAATGGCATTTTGTATGAACGCGGTAAAGCTGTAGGGTTGGTTAAGACAGGCCAGGTTACTATAGGTGCCCAGGTGGGTGGTCAGACTTACAGGGAAGTTATATTTTTTGAAAACAAGGATGCACTCGACCGCATGAAAGCAAGTAAAACAGAATTTAGCAGCCAGCTCTCTGCCGTTGCTGTTAAATCGGGCGTATCAAAAAATGCTAAATATACCGAAGGCGTTGTGGTATTTACACAGGATCTTAGCGGTTTAATGGCAGAAGCCACCGTGGGTGGGCAAAAATTCAAGTACACCGCATTCTAA
- a CDS encoding SIR2 family protein — protein MSFHILNFNYKVDDRIEDIFRTIKERNAVLFLGAGASVTEDNKFLGQDIINLYQAKQSIDLNTNDLIEFVDILSANPKFSRNEFDNFIDDCLRRLRPNEGHRTIAKLNWKAIITTNYDILVERAFQEIEGTTFENLKLVTLKNKDEYYYWASDDQVIYYKINGCISDKKAYPLVFSTDDFHKAETNYKVVLKPLSNPSDKIKFISIGYSYKDIFARKLLQKIDNLDFRGRRLFYNVDPYVNEQSLPWYQKHNICVIKASMTEFFDQYVAWEEEKGKLIKVQQKNYYTNINDSPIYLVNKEIFRRVDNNLVQLNEHYKSKHITEKDFFKGEEPNYYVIERNYDVEKRNKLKQVRDEVMQIIESNGTRVVPLIFLTGTFGTGKSTFAYRLINNMTSNADNSILAFEILDPAELKSIDLKDLFAKTGAAVIFLYLNSIEINSVFKSLLDLRAGLSIDNSPEYKVIVLASIRENVLQKLKADKNIPNAHVINVDSRLASEEINELLSKLKNCELINYRDAQEKDELRKRIVKEYEGDSFISLSELISGSKLINDLTEAYDQLGKTAQEAFLYTSMLYQFKIAMPSSLLKSVVNKEWEEFKSEVIDIDGKGILLQETTNPKHIDADLYFTTKHPLISQKLIVNILRDEDSKYSYAKRIVTLIGLGARNSRLIVNFLKALDTYNYFPKLKINSLFDLAEPNLSEDPHFLLHYAINLQKRKNINEIKYAIDKIIYAESFFKRRNHYLIHRRGVLNFELAKLYFEQNNFSPDYRVLNLLFEARDLLDIKRRLDPCSSFSFVDTINLEIWSLDNLKLNEVEELKTRIKIDELFDIATKTVYDNLNRIRELQNKYVSKYKFEANEEEYLKYVEDKFGTEDARPYGLILLFNFYFDLDNRYQFENIIEELEMYTHNNFVLKTLFTFYGRNLHIVKYRLKFFKLIKQNPEIEDTEELKYDYFNFIAECYNKNFKYAHSYLEGISRNFHFLSPDFNRAWLDADTGQPQVFEGFVKLNKRGKKVILIPYLGQYMYLNKASKSLEINKKCQVNLYFFLYGIRAELVNSFAEFSNEKEVVDQDDNFENYTSI, from the coding sequence TAAAGTTGATGATAGAATAGAAGATATTTTTAGGACAATTAAGGAACGAAATGCGGTCCTGTTTCTTGGTGCTGGTGCTTCAGTTACAGAAGATAATAAATTTTTAGGGCAAGATATTATTAACCTTTATCAAGCTAAACAATCAATAGATTTAAATACTAATGACTTAATTGAATTTGTCGACATACTTTCTGCAAATCCTAAATTTTCTCGAAACGAATTTGACAACTTTATTGACGATTGTTTACGAAGATTAAGACCGAATGAAGGACATAGAACTATAGCCAAATTGAATTGGAAAGCTATAATCACTACTAATTACGATATTTTAGTCGAGAGAGCATTTCAAGAAATCGAGGGCACAACCTTCGAAAATTTAAAGTTGGTAACACTCAAGAACAAAGATGAATATTATTACTGGGCTTCAGACGACCAAGTTATTTATTACAAGATAAATGGTTGCATTTCGGACAAAAAGGCTTATCCTCTTGTTTTTTCTACAGATGATTTTCACAAAGCTGAAACTAACTATAAAGTAGTCCTCAAGCCATTAAGTAACCCTTCGGATAAAATAAAATTTATTTCGATCGGTTATTCTTACAAAGACATTTTTGCGAGAAAATTGCTTCAAAAAATCGATAACCTCGATTTCAGAGGTAGAAGACTATTTTACAATGTTGACCCCTACGTAAATGAACAATCTCTTCCATGGTATCAAAAACACAATATCTGTGTGATAAAAGCAAGTATGACAGAATTTTTTGATCAATACGTAGCATGGGAAGAAGAAAAAGGAAAACTCATAAAAGTTCAACAAAAAAATTATTATACCAACATTAATGATAGTCCGATTTATCTGGTAAATAAGGAAATATTTAGAAGGGTAGATAACAATCTTGTACAACTTAACGAACATTACAAGTCTAAACATATTACTGAAAAAGATTTTTTTAAAGGCGAAGAGCCAAACTATTATGTTATTGAAAGAAATTATGATGTCGAAAAAAGGAACAAACTTAAACAAGTACGAGATGAAGTCATGCAGATTATTGAATCCAATGGGACGAGAGTTGTTCCGCTTATTTTTTTAACGGGCACGTTTGGAACTGGTAAGTCAACCTTTGCCTATAGACTTATCAACAATATGACTTCAAATGCTGACAATTCCATATTAGCATTTGAAATACTTGATCCAGCTGAGCTAAAATCGATAGATTTAAAAGATTTATTTGCAAAAACTGGAGCCGCCGTTATCTTTTTGTACTTAAACAGCATTGAAATAAATTCAGTATTTAAATCATTATTGGATCTAAGAGCTGGACTCAGCATTGACAATTCTCCTGAGTATAAGGTTATTGTATTGGCGAGTATAAGAGAAAATGTGCTTCAAAAATTAAAAGCCGATAAGAACATACCTAATGCTCATGTTATTAATGTCGACTCTAGGCTCGCCTCTGAGGAAATAAATGAGTTACTATCAAAACTGAAGAATTGCGAGTTAATAAATTACCGCGATGCTCAAGAAAAAGATGAGCTTAGGAAGAGAATAGTTAAAGAATATGAAGGTGATTCCTTTATATCGTTATCTGAACTTATTAGCGGAAGTAAATTGATAAATGATTTAACTGAAGCGTATGACCAACTTGGCAAAACTGCGCAGGAGGCTTTTTTGTATACTTCAATGTTGTATCAGTTTAAGATTGCAATGCCATCGAGTTTATTAAAAAGCGTTGTAAATAAGGAATGGGAAGAGTTTAAAAGTGAAGTAATTGATATCGATGGGAAGGGGATTTTATTACAAGAAACAACTAACCCCAAACATATAGATGCAGATTTATACTTCACTACAAAACATCCATTGATTTCACAAAAGCTTATAGTCAATATATTAAGAGACGAGGACAGTAAATATTCTTATGCGAAAAGGATTGTTACACTAATCGGTCTAGGTGCGAGGAACAGCAGATTAATTGTAAATTTTTTAAAAGCACTAGATACATATAACTATTTTCCAAAACTTAAGATTAATTCACTTTTTGACTTAGCTGAACCCAATCTTTCCGAGGATCCCCATTTTTTGCTTCATTATGCGATAAACTTGCAAAAAAGAAAGAACATTAACGAAATAAAATATGCGATAGATAAGATTATTTATGCGGAATCCTTTTTTAAAAGGAGAAATCATTATCTAATTCATAGGCGAGGTGTTTTAAATTTTGAATTAGCAAAATTATATTTTGAACAAAATAATTTTTCACCAGATTATAGAGTTTTGAACTTACTTTTCGAGGCTCGTGATTTATTAGATATTAAAAGAAGGCTAGATCCTTGCTCCTCCTTTAGCTTTGTTGACACCATAAATTTAGAGATATGGTCATTAGACAATTTAAAACTCAATGAAGTAGAAGAGTTGAAAACAAGAATCAAGATTGATGAACTTTTTGATATTGCAACTAAAACCGTTTATGATAACTTAAATCGTATTCGTGAGCTACAAAATAAATACGTATCAAAATATAAATTTGAAGCAAATGAAGAAGAATATTTAAAATATGTAGAAGATAAATTTGGAACAGAAGATGCAAGACCCTATGGCTTAATATTATTGTTTAATTTCTATTTTGATCTTGATAATAGATATCAGTTTGAAAATATAATCGAAGAACTAGAAATGTATACTCACAATAATTTTGTATTGAAAACACTTTTCACTTTTTACGGAAGGAATCTGCATATAGTCAAATATCGTTTAAAATTTTTCAAGCTTATCAAGCAAAATCCTGAAATTGAAGATACAGAAGAACTAAAATATGATTATTTCAATTTTATAGCCGAATGCTATAATAAAAATTTCAAATATGCACACTCCTATTTAGAAGGTATAAGTAGAAATTTCCATTTTCTTAGCCCAGATTTCAATCGAGCTTGGTTAGACGCCGACACGGGACAACCACAAGTATTTGAAGGTTTTGTAAAATTAAACAAACGAGGAAAGAAAGTTATATTAATTCCTTATCTAGGTCAATATATGTACTTAAACAAAGCTTCAAAGTCCCTTGAGATTAATAAAAAGTGTCAAGTTAACTTATACTTCTTTTTATATGGAATAAGAGCAGAACTAGTTAATTCGTTTGCTGAATTTTCAAATGAAAAAGAAGTTGTGGATCAAGATGATAATTTTGAAAATTATACGAGTATATAA
- a CDS encoding cupin domain-containing protein: MTYNYPHTIENSIGEKIIFLKEEKTNSDDKVFFEGFVEPGCGPTFHTHLKQDEELTVVSGKMGYQYFGQEPKYLTAGESVLLKRGSTHKFWAEGEPLHAKGWVSPANSFVFFMTVLYGAQNKSGKGQPETFDGAYLTTKYRSEYDIPEIPSFVKKTIIPFTYFIGRLLGKYKNFKDAPTPVK; encoded by the coding sequence ATGACATACAACTACCCCCACACAATTGAAAACAGCATTGGTGAAAAAATAATTTTTCTAAAAGAAGAAAAAACAAATAGTGACGACAAAGTATTTTTTGAAGGGTTCGTTGAACCGGGATGTGGTCCAACTTTTCACACCCATTTAAAGCAGGATGAAGAACTTACTGTGGTTTCAGGTAAAATGGGTTATCAATATTTTGGACAAGAACCCAAATACTTAACAGCCGGTGAAAGCGTTCTGCTTAAAAGAGGCTCAACGCATAAATTTTGGGCAGAGGGAGAGCCCCTGCATGCCAAAGGTTGGGTATCACCGGCAAACTCTTTCGTGTTTTTCATGACTGTTTTGTATGGAGCACAAAACAAATCGGGTAAAGGGCAACCTGAAACATTTGACGGAGCATATTTAACTACAAAATATAGGAGTGAATACGACATTCCGGAAATCCCATCATTCGTAAAAAAAACAATTATTCCTTTTACTTACTTCATCGGGCGACTTTTGGGCAAATACAAAAACTTTAAAGACGCACCAACACCAGTTAAGTAG
- a CDS encoding AraC family transcriptional regulator, producing the protein MGLQGTVIRTIFQNATSFGTAFDTLCRMSGINAEEIGDSENMVEWEKAALIWVPLLKLTDDPLIGLHIGIGTNKLLHGMVGFLMQSSKDIDQCLQMLCRYGNMVSPMVEYSYTMRDVAILEVQQNKMWLMKHPEPARQANDFLFAAMVNTFFALTGKHLIPQRIELAYKMREISKYRAFFGCDVLFNKDSNRIILSKKDVDTAILTSDQSMFHLFNSIVADKQALLATNSMKANLKQVLFMQFKGRIPSINEAASALHITPRSLQRKLLLEGTTFRDVAGEIRKDIALQLMQNQSIKISDISDILGYSNGAAFRKAFKSWTNAAPRAIRKVQM; encoded by the coding sequence ATGGGTTTACAAGGAACAGTCATTCGCACCATTTTTCAAAATGCTACTTCATTTGGAACGGCTTTCGATACACTTTGCCGGATGTCGGGCATTAACGCTGAAGAGATAGGTGATTCAGAAAACATGGTTGAATGGGAAAAAGCTGCGCTTATATGGGTGCCACTTTTAAAGTTAACGGATGATCCTTTGATTGGCCTGCATATAGGCATCGGCACCAATAAGCTGCTTCATGGAATGGTTGGTTTTTTAATGCAAAGCAGTAAAGATATTGACCAGTGCCTTCAGATGTTATGCCGGTATGGCAATATGGTATCGCCTATGGTTGAATACAGTTATACTATGCGCGATGTAGCCATTCTTGAGGTACAGCAGAATAAGATGTGGCTGATGAAACATCCGGAACCGGCAAGGCAGGCTAATGATTTTTTATTCGCGGCAATGGTTAATACATTCTTTGCACTTACAGGTAAGCATCTTATTCCTCAAAGGATTGAACTGGCTTATAAAATGAGGGAAATTTCTAAATACAGGGCATTTTTTGGCTGTGATGTACTTTTCAATAAAGATTCGAACCGTATTATTTTAAGTAAAAAAGATGTAGACACCGCTATACTCACCAGCGACCAATCCATGTTTCATTTATTCAACTCAATTGTAGCTGATAAGCAGGCACTGTTGGCAACCAACAGTATGAAAGCAAATTTAAAACAGGTGTTATTTATGCAGTTCAAAGGAAGAATACCTTCCATTAACGAAGCAGCTTCCGCATTACATATAACACCACGCAGCCTTCAACGAAAGCTGCTGTTGGAAGGAACCACCTTCCGCGATGTTGCGGGAGAAATAAGAAAGGATATTGCCCTGCAATTAATGCAAAACCAGTCAATAAAAATATCCGATATATCAGACATTTTAGGTTACTCAAACGGTGCTGCATTTAGAAAGGCCTTTAAATCATGGACAAACGCAGCCCCACGTGCAATCAGAAAGGTGCAAATGTAA
- a CDS encoding DUF3606 domain-containing protein, whose product MADNKDQTSQQDRIRVDSNDPSEVEYLHKQYPDMSHQQIVDAIRIAGPIRADIIAWLDKHQ is encoded by the coding sequence ATGGCAGATAATAAAGATCAAACAAGCCAGCAGGACAGGATAAGGGTTGATTCCAATGACCCGTCAGAAGTAGAATACCTGCACAAGCAATACCCCGACATGTCTCACCAGCAAATTGTTGATGCCATCAGGATAGCAGGACCAATACGGGCAGATATCATTGCCTGGCTTGACAAGCACCAATAA
- a CDS encoding TetR/AcrR family transcriptional regulator, with amino-acid sequence MSKKEKTYFWTMSNDQLNTREKILNKALEMFNAKGVEYVGLRELAASLDMRVSNITYYFPTKDNLVNQLSLDLNKLNSEFLVHDKSITMHSFLAMLRNVFRNQLRYRCMLLSIVHLMEQNKEMSVRHKKTQKDRNATLRANINSLTESGYLKVYDENETEYLVSTIALIARFWISEATISFRQLSAEDQLNYYLSLVGKLLSSYATTKGKKQIQLFLRKLKEPLST; translated from the coding sequence ATGTCCAAAAAAGAAAAAACATATTTTTGGACAATGTCCAACGATCAGTTAAATACAAGGGAAAAAATTCTCAACAAAGCGCTTGAAATGTTCAACGCAAAAGGTGTTGAATATGTAGGGTTAAGAGAATTGGCAGCCTCTCTTGATATGAGAGTAAGCAACATCACGTATTATTTCCCAACAAAAGATAATTTGGTAAATCAGCTTTCACTGGACCTGAACAAGTTAAACTCTGAATTTCTTGTGCATGATAAAAGTATAACCATGCATTCGTTTCTTGCGATGCTAAGAAATGTTTTCAGAAACCAGTTAAGGTATCGTTGCATGTTGCTTAGTATTGTTCACCTGATGGAGCAAAACAAAGAGATGTCTGTGCGTCATAAGAAAACCCAAAAGGATAGAAATGCTACGCTAAGGGCTAATATAAATTCACTCACTGAGTCAGGTTATCTAAAAGTTTATGATGAAAACGAAACAGAGTATTTAGTGTCAACTATTGCGCTGATTGCCCGGTTTTGGATCTCAGAGGCAACTATATCATTTCGTCAATTGAGTGCTGAAGATCAACTCAATTATTATTTGTCGTTGGTTGGAAAGCTCTTGTCTTCATACGCTACCACAAAAGGCAAAAAACAAATACAATTATTTCTTAGAAAGTTGAAGGAGCCATTGTCAACATAG
- a CDS encoding endo-1,4-beta-xylanase: MRIKPHTRILGIALSCSLFAACKGLAQTNIPSLKEVFKYDFLIGAALNTQQIEEKDAGAVALVPQQFNAVTPENVMKAAIIQPGWNDYNFTIADELVDYAFKHNMKINAHTLIWHNQLPAFMRHMQDADSVKAYFQNHITTIASRYDGKVYSWDVVNEALNEDGTLRNSVFLQKLGEDYIVEAFRLAQKAAPHTKLYYNDYNIEQPAKRAGAIALIKKIQAAGVRIDGVGIQGHWKYNTVPMQDIEESIKAFAALGIEVMFTELDLSVLPNPWDSNTAEVSNTAEGNDKMNPYPKAVPDSVAAAQAKAYADLFSLFLKYHQAITRVTFWGVADGVSWLNGWPIHGRTNYPLLFDRQYKPKTAFYSVIKTKVN, encoded by the coding sequence ATGCGTATAAAACCTCACACACGTATACTTGGCATTGCATTAAGCTGCTCTTTATTTGCTGCTTGCAAAGGCTTAGCACAAACCAATATACCATCTCTAAAAGAAGTGTTTAAGTATGATTTCCTCATTGGTGCAGCGCTTAACACACAACAGATAGAAGAAAAAGATGCAGGCGCCGTTGCATTAGTGCCACAACAGTTCAATGCTGTTACGCCAGAGAATGTCATGAAAGCTGCAATTATTCAGCCCGGGTGGAACGACTATAATTTTACAATTGCAGATGAACTGGTAGATTACGCATTCAAACATAACATGAAAATAAATGCGCATACGCTTATATGGCATAACCAATTGCCGGCATTTATGCGGCACATGCAGGACGCAGATTCTGTAAAAGCATATTTTCAGAACCATATTACTACAATCGCATCAAGGTATGATGGCAAAGTGTATTCATGGGATGTAGTAAATGAAGCATTGAATGAAGATGGTACATTGCGCAACTCTGTTTTCCTCCAAAAACTTGGTGAGGATTATATAGTAGAAGCTTTTCGCCTGGCACAAAAGGCAGCACCACATACAAAGCTCTACTACAATGATTATAATATTGAACAGCCTGCAAAAAGAGCGGGTGCCATCGCACTCATCAAAAAAATACAAGCTGCCGGTGTGCGTATTGATGGTGTAGGTATCCAGGGGCATTGGAAATACAACACTGTTCCCATGCAGGATATAGAAGAAAGCATTAAAGCATTTGCTGCATTGGGTATCGAAGTAATGTTTACTGAACTGGATCTTAGTGTATTACCCAACCCATGGGATAGCAACACTGCAGAAGTCAGCAACACTGCAGAAGGCAATGATAAAATGAACCCATATCCAAAAGCAGTTCCTGATTCCGTTGCGGCAGCACAGGCAAAAGCCTATGCAGACTTATTTAGTTTGTTTTTAAAATATCATCAAGCCATAACACGCGTTACATTCTGGGGCGTCGCAGATGGCGTGTCCTGGCTAAATGGCTGGCCCATTCATGGCAGAACAAATTATCCATTATTGTTCGACAGGCAGTACAAACCAAAAACCGCATTTTACAGTGTTATTAAAACAAAAGTAAATTAA
- a CDS encoding secondary thiamine-phosphate synthase enzyme YjbQ: protein MKFFQQTFTLAQRRRGFHLITDEVIKAVPQLQELTAGICHVFIQHTSASLTLNENADPTVRKDFEMFFNKTVKENDPDYQHDYEGADDMPAHLKASLLGSSVTIPVSNGVLALGTWQGIYLCEHRNHGGGRTIVVTAWGE, encoded by the coding sequence ATGAAATTTTTTCAGCAGACCTTTACACTGGCGCAAAGAAGGAGAGGTTTTCACCTGATAACTGATGAAGTAATAAAAGCGGTTCCACAGTTGCAGGAGCTTACTGCAGGAATCTGTCATGTATTTATACAACACACTTCAGCGTCGCTTACCCTTAACGAAAATGCAGATCCTACGGTAAGAAAAGATTTTGAAATGTTCTTTAATAAAACGGTAAAAGAAAATGACCCGGATTACCAGCATGATTACGAAGGTGCAGATGATATGCCTGCACATCTCAAAGCTTCGCTACTGGGTTCTTCTGTAACAATCCCGGTAAGCAACGGCGTGTTGGCATTGGGTACCTGGCAGGGGATTTATCTATGCGAACACCGCAACCATGGGGGCGGGAGAACAATCGTTGTTACTGCATGGGGCGAATAA
- a CDS encoding DinB family protein: MKIDLGDTINYNYQCNHALIAAMQQQYERVPGNAIKIFSHILNVHRIWNCKIDNRRPEFTPWQIQRIDDFDFINQKNHSHTLAVAKENNGNREIQYMNTNGTMYVNYLNEILFHVINHSTYHRGQVAAAFRKAGLKLLLTDYIFYKMKKNQLVYGDTI; the protein is encoded by the coding sequence ATGAAGATTGATCTGGGGGATACTATTAATTACAATTATCAATGCAATCATGCATTGATTGCAGCTATGCAGCAACAATACGAGCGGGTGCCTGGAAACGCTATAAAAATTTTCAGCCATATATTAAATGTGCACAGAATCTGGAATTGCAAAATTGATAATCGCCGACCTGAATTCACACCCTGGCAAATACAAAGGATAGACGACTTTGATTTTATCAACCAAAAGAACCACAGCCATACGCTTGCCGTTGCAAAAGAAAATAATGGCAACCGGGAGATTCAATACATGAATACTAATGGCACAATGTATGTGAACTACCTGAACGAAATTTTATTTCACGTTATCAATCATTCCACCTATCACCGCGGACAGGTAGCAGCAGCATTCAGGAAAGCCGGACTTAAACTACTGTTGACCGATTATATCTTTTATAAGATGAAAAAAAATCAACTGGTATATGGAGATACAATATAG
- a CDS encoding YihY/virulence factor BrkB family protein has product MRIKDAGIILTKTYLVFKRNDPLRLAGATAFFTTFALPPILIILIQLFGLLFNPVQVSTKLFSQVQSLLGKEGTEQIHKILTGFQELAHNWLITIGGFLFLIFVATTLFSVVSNSLNQLWNIKLETKPGITFRLTLRIKSVAIIVFTGLLLFAQLLASALQALLASYLDDIWSGFNSLLYKIISQLVFVVIVTGWFTIVFRYLANAHPSWKVAFTGGLFTGILFTIGKIILGLLLTFSNLKTVFGAAGSFVLILLFVFYSAFIFYYGAAFTKVWADNKKKPLQLDKRAYEYTIEEIRKK; this is encoded by the coding sequence ATGCGAATTAAAGATGCAGGTATCATTCTTACTAAAACATATCTCGTTTTTAAACGTAATGATCCTTTGCGTCTTGCCGGGGCTACAGCGTTTTTCACAACATTTGCTTTGCCTCCCATTCTTATTATTCTTATACAATTGTTCGGGCTTTTATTTAATCCCGTACAGGTAAGTACTAAGCTTTTTTCACAGGTTCAATCGTTGCTCGGTAAAGAAGGCACTGAACAAATACATAAGATATTAACGGGGTTTCAGGAGCTTGCACATAATTGGCTTATTACAATCGGCGGATTTCTTTTTTTGATATTTGTTGCTACTACATTATTTTCTGTAGTAAGCAATTCACTAAACCAGTTATGGAATATAAAACTTGAAACCAAGCCAGGTATTACATTTAGATTGACGCTAAGAATAAAATCAGTAGCGATAATTGTATTTACCGGTCTGTTACTTTTTGCACAATTACTGGCTTCGGCTTTGCAGGCATTGTTAGCCAGTTATTTAGACGACATCTGGAGCGGGTTTAATTCTCTATTGTATAAAATTATTTCCCAACTGGTATTTGTAGTAATTGTAACTGGCTGGTTTACGATAGTCTTTAGATACCTCGCTAATGCGCACCCTTCATGGAAGGTTGCGTTTACCGGTGGATTGTTTACCGGCATTTTGTTTACAATCGGAAAGATTATATTAGGACTTCTTCTAACCTTTAGTAATTTGAAAACAGTATTTGGTGCCGCAGGCTCTTTTGTGTTGATATTATTGTTTGTTTTTTATTCCGCATTTATTTTTTATTACGGGGCTGCATTTACAAAGGTGTGGGCAGATAATAAGAAGAAACCATTGCAGTTAGATAAACGGGCATATGAATACACAATTGAGGAAATAAGAAAAAAATGA
- a CDS encoding GNAT family N-acetyltransferase: MIALYSDAGLPRPLDNRERMQQMINNSSLFVSAWHNHLLVGLARSVTDLVWCYYLADLAVLSDYKKKGIGKELIRRTKEWVGRESMLLLLSVPAAMDYYPKIGFKKCDNSFIIHRLE; this comes from the coding sequence ATGATTGCGCTTTATAGCGACGCAGGTTTACCAAGACCATTGGATAACAGGGAAAGGATGCAGCAGATGATTAACAACAGCAGCCTTTTTGTTTCCGCGTGGCACAATCACTTGCTGGTAGGGCTTGCCCGTTCTGTTACAGACCTTGTTTGGTGTTATTATCTGGCTGACCTTGCAGTGTTAAGCGACTATAAGAAAAAAGGAATAGGCAAAGAACTGATAAGGCGAACCAAAGAATGGGTTGGACGAGAGTCTATGTTGTTATTACTGTCAGTACCTGCAGCAATGGATTACTATCCAAAAATTGGATTTAAGAAATGCGATAATAGCTTCATCATACATAGATTAGAATAA